The nucleotide sequence GCCGAGTGCTTCAACGGTCAGGTCGGTTACGTGCACCCGAAATAGGCGGGCGGCCGAGGTGTCGCTGTGATGGGCAACCGAGAAATCGGCTTCGCCCCGGAGCCACACCGCTCTTGGCGTTTCATCGGTCCAGCGCTGAGCGTATTTTACGGAACTGTTCGGGTAGAGTTTAACACTAGAGTTATCGGGAAGCCGAATGAACTGAATCTGGTTGGAGCGGGTGCTGATGGTTCGAACCGATTGGTTTGGGCCATACTGCATCCACACGGCCCAGCCAACCAGCAAAACCAGGCCAAGCGCAGCCGCTACCGAGCGCCAGAAATACCACCAGCCGACCACCGTTCGCACGTTGGGCTGCAGAGGGCGCACATCTTCCATCGTCTGAAGCGATACGCGAATGCGCCCCCATAGCGTTGAAACCTCATCAGACGACAGGGCCGGCAGCGAAGGCTGTGCGGCTGTCTGGATTATTTTACGGGCAAGCTCTACGGTTTGGTTGCAATGCGGGTTGTTTGTTAGCCAGAGATGCCAATACGCCACCACCTCTTCGTCGTCGGGGTGTTTAACCCACCGGACGAACAGATCGTCGAGGGCAAACTCCTCGGCGCTGTAGGCGGAGTATGGCTTTTTGTACACGGTTCAGTAATAAACTTTGCCCCAAAAGGTCAATGTTTAAGCAGTTCTACTTATAAAATTCCTGGTTTAAGCCGAGTAAACCAATCGGCGAAGCCTCTGAATCCACGCAAACGATAATCAGCGCGCTTCCAGCGCCGGAAAACCATTTGAAAGTTTCAATCAAGGTCTATGGGTGAACCTGACTCAAACTGGGCAAATGAATGGGATCAGTGCGCAGCCTGCTCAGACCGAATAGAGCCGGTCGCTGAAAGTCGGGTAAGAATAAGTTTCGGGTGATTTGAACGAAATTGCTGTTTCAGGGTGTGTCGGGCTTGATTATCCTGAGTCTTTCGGGCGTAATCATTAACGGGGGGCGCGGACCCCGACCCGAATGCTAGCTGCGATTGTCCGGTAGACGGGTTTTATTAACCATTAGCCGACGAATCGGTTATGGTGTCACTAACGTTATGATACACATCAGTCAAACCCGGCCGGCGCGTTTATTTAGCCCCCGATGGATATTGAGTTTTTTAATTGCGCTGCTGCCGCTTTTCTGCTTAAGCCGGGCGATGGCATTCCAGCCCAAGGTCACCATGACCGATACGACCGGTGCCCACACCAAATCACCATCTTCACTAACCTTTACGGCCTCCACCGACCAGCGCTTTTTCTTTTTCAATGATACCCGTAATGAGGAAGGGCGTCGGGTTCCAGTCAGCGTATACGGCGTTCGGGCGGGCTTCCTGTTTCCCGGCAAGCGCGATCGGTCGGCGTTTCAGGGCGGACGGTCGGCGAGTTTTAAAGCCGGGGCCGGTTTTTACTTCGTCAATCAAAGCCTGAACCGACCCGGGCTGCTGCCGAATACGACGGCCTCCGTAACGCGGCATCTGCGTATTGCAACGGTTTATTATGAGCGTTACATCCTGCGTCGAAAAGCGTTTGAGATGAGTATGCCCCTGGAGATTGGCTATGGTCACTCGCGCTATGAGCGGAACGATGACCCATCAAACGAACATGAGGTGGCACGCGGAGTGTTTATTCCGGCGGGCGTTGGTGTGCTGTCGGCTTACCAGTTTCCGACGCTGCGCTGGTTTCGGCCACTCCACTGGTTTGGCTTCAACGTGCTGGCAGGCTATCGGTTCGTTCTGAAAAAGGACGTGCCCGAAAGTCAGATCAATTACACCGGTTTCTACGTATCGATCGGGCCGTCGTTCTTCCTGGAGAACCTCACCGCTGACGTGAAAGCGTGGCGGCAGCGACGTAAGAAAACCCGCTCCTGACAACCGGTACTACTCCCGCACCCAGACAATAAAATCCGTAACGGGCGCTTCAGTCAGCATCGGGCGGATAAGCTGCACCACCTGCCCGCGGTGGTAGGCTGCGTGATGACTCATGTGCGTCAGAATGTCGATGAGGGTATTCTGGTAGGGCTGATCTCTGGAGGTTACGTAATCAACCGGCTGAAGCAGATCCGGCTCCGCCAGCGCATTGACGTAGCTGATAATCTTGTCGTGCTGCCGCTCGGCGGTTTCGCGCAGCCAGCTCACGGGCGTATCCTCCCAGATAGCGACAAACGTAGATTCTTTAGTTACCCGGCTGAACCAAACCTGCTGCGCTGACAGAATGTGCCCCATAATAGCTACTGCCCGCTGGGGTGGGTTGTCAAGCGTTTCGAGGGCCTGAATAACCCGCTGATTTGCCCAGAGTTCATAATTCAACAGATGGATAAGGTGCGTTTTCATTGGATACCGCGCTTAATCGCCTGATATAATGCTTCGGCGACATTTGTACGTGTATTCAACATACTAATCCGGTTGTTGTTTCGAGTTGGGTACACCCGGTTGCTCAGAAAAACATACGTAAGATTGTACTTTGGGTCTGGATCCATCCAGGTAAACGTACCCGTGAAACCCGAGTGCCCAAAGCTATCTTTGGTAGCCGAGCGGGGGGCATTGCCGGTGTACGTAAACGACGGCTTCTCAAAGCCCAGTCCGCGCCGGTTGCCCAGCTCCGGAAACTGGTAGCGGGTAAACTCAG is from Spirosoma taeanense and encodes:
- a CDS encoding FecR family protein; the encoded protein is MYKKPYSAYSAEEFALDDLFVRWVKHPDDEEVVAYWHLWLTNNPHCNQTVELARKIIQTAAQPSLPALSSDEVSTLWGRIRVSLQTMEDVRPLQPNVRTVVGWWYFWRSVAAALGLVLLVGWAVWMQYGPNQSVRTISTRSNQIQFIRLPDNSSVKLYPNSSVKYAQRWTDETPRAVWLRGEADFSVAHHSDTSAARLFRVHVTDLTVEALGTMFRVREQPECTRIFMTSGQVNLVLKEQKSLRLKSGDSVEVVAGQVQPLP
- a CDS encoding DinB family protein, whose product is MKTHLIHLLNYELWANQRVIQALETLDNPPQRAVAIMGHILSAQQVWFSRVTKESTFVAIWEDTPVSWLRETAERQHDKIISYVNALAEPDLLQPVDYVTSRDQPYQNTLIDILTHMSHHAAYHRGQVVQLIRPMLTEAPVTDFIVWVRE